In one Achromobacter spanius genomic region, the following are encoded:
- the lptF gene encoding LPS export ABC transporter permease LptF, with product MSLFKRSVVSEITSHAGVVFSTLLVVWLSVLLVRLLGEAAGGNIGADVVVVLAALSTITALPTILAVSIFIAVLTTVTRNYRESEMVVWFASGLSLADWLRPVLRVAIPVALAVAGLTLVAAPWAYRQIGEYHERFEQRSDLSKVTAGQFAESSGGSRVFFSEDPVKPTDELGNVFARETGPEWLSVLTASSAHSETLPNGDRFLVLGEGHRYDLKPGTPEIRLVHFEKYGLRLESKAGEDPIGEARAAAERSSKARATMQLIADDTDSSWSQVMWRISLPLAALNLALLAIPLGAVNPRLGRSGDLLIAGLVGLLYMNMINLSRAWISNGKLSFGVGVWAIHGVVALLTVFLLMRRLRVKAPKSAPPA from the coding sequence ATGTCTCTATTTAAACGCTCTGTCGTCAGCGAGATCACCAGTCACGCTGGCGTTGTCTTTTCCACGTTGCTCGTCGTGTGGCTCAGCGTGCTTCTCGTGCGCCTGCTCGGTGAAGCGGCGGGAGGCAACATCGGAGCCGACGTCGTGGTGGTGCTGGCCGCGCTGTCCACCATCACCGCCTTGCCGACCATTCTGGCCGTGTCCATTTTCATCGCGGTGCTGACGACCGTTACGCGCAATTACCGCGAATCCGAAATGGTGGTGTGGTTTGCCAGCGGCCTGTCGCTGGCCGACTGGCTACGGCCCGTGCTGCGCGTGGCCATTCCCGTGGCGCTGGCGGTGGCCGGCTTGACGCTGGTGGCCGCGCCGTGGGCCTACCGGCAGATTGGCGAATACCACGAACGGTTCGAGCAGCGTTCCGACCTGTCCAAAGTGACGGCGGGGCAGTTCGCGGAATCGTCCGGCGGCAGCCGCGTGTTCTTCTCGGAAGACCCGGTCAAGCCCACCGACGAATTGGGCAACGTGTTCGCGCGTGAAACCGGGCCTGAATGGTTGAGCGTGCTGACGGCTAGCAGCGCGCACAGCGAAACTTTGCCCAATGGCGACCGCTTCCTGGTGCTGGGCGAAGGCCATCGCTATGACCTCAAGCCGGGTACGCCTGAAATCCGCCTGGTGCACTTCGAAAAGTACGGGTTGCGCCTCGAAAGCAAGGCGGGTGAAGACCCCATTGGAGAAGCCCGTGCCGCGGCCGAGCGCTCGTCCAAGGCGCGCGCCACCATGCAACTGATCGCGGATGACACCGACAGCAGTTGGTCGCAGGTCATGTGGCGCATTTCGTTGCCGCTGGCCGCGCTCAACCTGGCGCTGCTGGCCATTCCCCTGGGGGCGGTGAACCCGCGCCTGGGGCGTTCGGGAGATTTGCTGATTGCCGGCCTGGTGGGCTTGCTTTACATGAACATGATCAACCTGTCGCGCGCCTGGATTTCCAACGGCAAGCTCAGCTTTGGCGTGGGGGTGTGGGCAATCCATGGCGTGGTGGCCTTGCTGACCGTGTTTCTGCTGATGCGCCGTCTGCGGGTCAAGGCGCCCAAGAGCGCGCCCCCGGCTTAA
- a CDS encoding LysR family transcriptional regulator, which produces MLDWDSLRYFLEVARTQRVSAAARKLGVEHTTVSRRIRALEAELDTLLFEKSRSAGFMLTDDGQRLFVHAEQMESTVHTARENLSGIGQALSGHVRIGATEGFGSYVLTPLAADFQRRYPHITLDILPVPRFVSLSKREADLAITIERPQRGPYVCSKLCDYTLRLYGTPGYLARHPPIATRADLAQHTFIGYVDELLFSERLRYLEDLLPASNVVLRSTSVVAQYHAALQGQSLAILPCFIAAQDPRLKPVLEKEVEITRSFWMYCHEDLRKLKRVTALWEFIRKSVLKNADLLAGKRGTMKYLP; this is translated from the coding sequence GTGTTGGATTGGGATAGCCTGCGGTACTTCCTGGAAGTCGCCCGAACGCAGCGGGTCAGCGCCGCCGCGCGCAAGCTGGGGGTGGAACACACCACGGTGTCGCGCCGCATTCGCGCGCTGGAAGCCGAGCTGGACACCCTGCTGTTCGAGAAATCCCGCAGCGCGGGATTCATGCTGACGGACGACGGCCAGCGCCTGTTCGTGCATGCCGAGCAGATGGAAAGCACCGTGCATACCGCCCGCGAAAACCTGTCAGGCATCGGCCAGGCCTTGTCGGGGCACGTGCGCATCGGCGCCACCGAGGGGTTCGGCAGCTATGTGCTGACGCCGCTGGCCGCCGACTTCCAGCGCCGCTATCCGCACATCACCCTGGACATCCTGCCCGTGCCGCGCTTTGTCAGCCTGTCAAAGCGCGAGGCCGACCTGGCCATCACCATCGAACGCCCGCAGCGCGGCCCCTATGTGTGCAGCAAGCTGTGCGATTACACCTTGCGTCTGTACGGGACGCCGGGGTATCTGGCGCGCCACCCGCCGATTGCCACGCGCGCGGATCTGGCCCAGCACACCTTCATCGGCTATGTGGACGAACTGCTGTTCAGCGAACGCCTGCGCTACCTGGAAGACCTGCTGCCGGCCAGCAATGTGGTCTTGCGCAGCACCAGCGTGGTGGCGCAATACCATGCGGCGCTGCAAGGGCAATCGTTGGCGATCCTGCCCTGCTTCATTGCCGCGCAGGATCCACGCTTGAAGCCCGTGCTGGAAAAGGAAGTGGAGATCACCCGTTCTTTCTGGATGTACTGCCACGAAGACCTGCGCAAGCTCAAGCGCGTGACGGCCCTGTGGGAATTCATCCGCAAGTCGGTGCTGAAGAACGCCGACCTGCTGGCGGGCAAGCGCGGCACGATGAAGTACCTGCCGTGA
- a CDS encoding ABC transporter substrate-binding protein has translation MKLHARGLAAGLCLGALLVSQAQAADKPPVKIGILTDMSGTYAGMGGPGSVAAAQLAIDDCLAAECKGMKIELVSADNQNKADVGAAKAREWFDRDGVTAIADLTNSAVALAVQGIAREKNKVVMFSGPATTALTNKECSPVGFHWMFDTYSQSAGGAKATVRAGGKSWYFITVDYAFGHSLEADTAKAVKALGGTVAGNVRHPLNAPDFASYLLQAQSSKAQVVALANGGQDTVNAVKQAREFGIVEGGQRLVSLLIFLSDLRALGLENAQGLSYVDGFYWDYDDASRQWAARFEKAFRGLKPTMTQAGVYSSVLHYLRATAAAGSTDGKVVADKMREMPIKDPIMRNASIRPDGRVIHDMYLYEVKKPAESKGGWDYSKLIATIPAAEAFQPLADSSCPLVKK, from the coding sequence ATGAAATTGCACGCACGCGGGCTGGCCGCAGGCTTGTGTCTGGGCGCTTTATTGGTAAGCCAGGCGCAGGCGGCCGACAAGCCGCCAGTGAAGATCGGCATTCTGACGGATATGTCCGGCACCTATGCCGGGATGGGCGGGCCGGGTTCGGTGGCGGCGGCGCAATTGGCCATCGACGACTGCCTGGCCGCGGAATGCAAGGGCATGAAGATCGAACTGGTGTCCGCCGACAACCAGAACAAGGCGGACGTGGGTGCGGCGAAAGCGCGTGAATGGTTTGACCGCGATGGCGTGACGGCCATTGCCGACCTGACCAATTCGGCCGTGGCGCTGGCGGTGCAGGGCATTGCGCGCGAGAAGAACAAAGTGGTGATGTTCTCGGGTCCGGCCACCACGGCGCTGACCAACAAGGAATGCTCGCCCGTTGGCTTCCATTGGATGTTCGACACGTATTCGCAGTCCGCGGGCGGCGCCAAGGCCACCGTGCGGGCAGGCGGGAAGTCCTGGTACTTCATCACCGTGGACTATGCGTTTGGGCATTCGCTGGAAGCGGACACGGCCAAGGCGGTGAAGGCGCTGGGCGGTACGGTTGCCGGCAACGTTCGGCATCCCTTGAACGCGCCGGATTTTGCGTCGTACCTGTTGCAGGCGCAAAGTTCGAAGGCGCAGGTCGTGGCGCTGGCCAACGGTGGCCAGGACACCGTCAACGCGGTCAAGCAGGCGCGTGAATTCGGCATTGTTGAAGGCGGGCAGCGCCTGGTGTCCTTGTTGATCTTCCTGTCGGACCTGCGTGCCTTGGGCCTGGAAAACGCGCAAGGCCTGTCGTATGTGGACGGTTTTTACTGGGACTACGACGATGCATCGCGCCAATGGGCCGCGCGTTTCGAAAAGGCCTTCCGTGGCCTGAAGCCCACGATGACGCAGGCGGGCGTGTATTCCAGCGTGCTGCATTATCTGCGCGCGACGGCTGCCGCCGGCAGCACCGATGGCAAGGTGGTGGCCGACAAAATGCGTGAAATGCCCATCAAGGACCCGATCATGCGCAATGCATCGATCCGCCCCGATGGCCGCGTGATCCACGACATGTACCTGTATGAAGTGAAGAAGCCCGCGGAATCCAAGGGCGGCTGGGACTATTCCAAGCTGATCGCCACCATTCCGGCGGCCGAAGCCTTCCAGCCCCTGGCCGACTCAAGTTGCCCGCTGGTGAAGAAATAA
- a CDS encoding CoA-acylating methylmalonate-semialdehyde dehydrogenase yields MSEVPRVPLLIGGKLVQSKSTEWRDVINPATQEVVAKVPFATREELDLAVSNAKEAFKTWRNSGQGTRMRVMLKFQELLRANTGKLAEMITREHGKTLPDAEGEIGRGLEVVEHACSIANLQLGEYAENAASGIDVYTLIQPLGVCAGITAFNFPVMLPCFMFPIAVACGNSFVLKPSEQDPTASLFLAELALEAGLPPGVLNVVHGGPDTANGLCEHPDIKAVSFIGSTRVGTEIYNRASAAGKRCQSMMGAKNHCVILPDADPEVALNQLVGAAFGAAGQRCMASSVAVLVGDARNWLPDFVERSKKLKVNSGTDREADLGPLVSPNAKKRVESLIQKGVDEGAKLLLDGRNLKVSGFEQGNFVGPTIFDGVNEDMTIYTEEIFGPVLCCVGVETLEDAVAFINRNPNGNGVALFTQDGGAARYFQNNIDVGQVGINVPIPVPVAWFSFTGSRGSKLGDLGPNGKQAVQFWTQTKTVTARWSAHAKTVNTTISMR; encoded by the coding sequence ATGAGTGAAGTCCCCCGCGTTCCGCTATTGATCGGCGGCAAGCTCGTGCAGTCCAAATCCACCGAATGGCGCGACGTGATCAACCCCGCCACCCAGGAGGTCGTTGCCAAGGTGCCGTTCGCCACGCGCGAAGAGCTGGACCTGGCCGTCTCCAACGCCAAGGAAGCCTTCAAGACCTGGCGCAACAGCGGGCAGGGCACGCGGATGCGCGTCATGCTGAAGTTCCAGGAACTGCTGCGCGCCAACACCGGCAAGCTGGCCGAGATGATTACGCGTGAACATGGCAAGACGCTGCCCGACGCCGAAGGCGAAATCGGGCGCGGCCTGGAAGTGGTTGAACACGCCTGCTCGATCGCCAACCTGCAACTGGGTGAGTACGCCGAAAACGCCGCGTCCGGCATCGACGTCTACACCCTGATCCAGCCGCTGGGTGTTTGCGCGGGTATCACCGCGTTCAACTTCCCGGTGATGCTGCCTTGCTTCATGTTCCCGATTGCCGTGGCTTGCGGCAACAGCTTCGTGCTCAAGCCGTCTGAACAGGATCCGACCGCGTCGCTGTTCCTGGCCGAATTGGCGCTGGAAGCCGGCCTGCCCCCGGGCGTGCTGAACGTGGTGCATGGCGGCCCCGACACGGCCAACGGCCTGTGCGAACACCCCGACATCAAGGCGGTGTCGTTCATTGGTTCGACCCGCGTGGGCACCGAGATCTACAACCGTGCATCGGCCGCGGGCAAGCGTTGCCAGTCGATGATGGGCGCCAAGAACCATTGCGTGATCCTGCCGGACGCGGATCCCGAAGTGGCGTTGAACCAACTGGTGGGCGCGGCTTTCGGCGCCGCCGGCCAGCGCTGCATGGCTTCGTCGGTGGCCGTGCTGGTGGGCGATGCCCGCAACTGGCTGCCCGATTTCGTCGAACGCTCGAAGAAGCTCAAAGTCAATTCCGGCACCGACCGCGAAGCCGATCTGGGGCCGCTGGTGTCGCCCAATGCCAAGAAGCGCGTGGAAAGCCTGATCCAGAAGGGCGTGGACGAAGGCGCCAAGCTGCTGCTGGACGGCCGTAACCTGAAGGTGTCGGGCTTTGAGCAAGGCAACTTCGTGGGCCCGACGATTTTTGACGGCGTCAATGAAGACATGACCATCTATACCGAAGAAATTTTCGGACCGGTCCTGTGCTGCGTCGGTGTGGAAACGCTGGAAGACGCGGTGGCCTTCATCAACCGCAATCCCAACGGCAACGGCGTTGCGCTGTTCACGCAGGATGGCGGCGCGGCGCGCTATTTCCAGAACAACATCGATGTGGGCCAGGTCGGCATCAACGTGCCGATTCCCGTGCCGGTGGCTTGGTTCAGCTTCACGGGTTCGCGCGGCTCCAAGCTGGGCGACCTGGGCCCCAACGGCAAGCAGGCCGTGCAGTTCTGGACGCAGACCAAGACGGTTACCGCCCGTTGGTCGGCTCACGCCAAGACGGTGAACACCACGATCTCGATGCGCTGA
- a CDS encoding CysB family HTH-type transcriptional regulator: MNLQQFRFVRETIRRDFNLTEAARMLYTSQPGVSKAIIEFEDELGIKIFERHGKRIKGLTKPGLAVSQVIDRIMREVDNLKKVSDEFARRDEGGLVIACTHTQARYLLPRVIPAFRKQFPKVHLSLAEGSPAQLAEMVLHEQADLALATESLALTPGLATLPVYAWEHTVVVRPDHPLAELTSSAAKRLSLAQLAEHPIVTYDRAFTGRSTIDEVFANQGIHPDIVLEAIDADVIKTYVDVGLGIGIIAGVAYDPRRDSNLVGLPVGHLFGTHTTRVGVKSGVFLRDYVYTFLEMLAPSLTRAVVSAAVQGVPK; this comes from the coding sequence ATGAACCTCCAGCAATTTCGTTTTGTGCGTGAAACCATCCGGCGCGACTTCAACCTGACCGAAGCCGCCCGGATGCTCTATACCTCGCAGCCTGGAGTTTCCAAGGCCATCATCGAATTCGAAGACGAGCTGGGCATCAAGATCTTCGAACGCCATGGCAAGCGCATCAAGGGCCTGACCAAGCCCGGCTTGGCGGTATCGCAAGTGATCGACCGCATCATGCGCGAAGTCGACAACCTGAAAAAAGTCAGCGATGAATTCGCCCGGCGCGACGAGGGCGGCCTGGTCATCGCCTGCACCCACACTCAAGCACGCTACCTCTTGCCCCGCGTGATCCCCGCGTTCCGCAAGCAATTTCCCAAAGTACATTTGTCGCTGGCTGAAGGCAGCCCGGCGCAACTGGCGGAAATGGTCTTGCATGAGCAGGCCGATCTGGCGCTGGCCACCGAGTCGCTGGCGCTGACGCCGGGCCTGGCCACCTTGCCCGTCTATGCCTGGGAGCACACCGTGGTGGTGCGCCCGGACCATCCGCTGGCGGAATTGACGTCCAGCGCCGCCAAGCGCCTGTCGCTGGCGCAACTGGCGGAACACCCCATCGTGACCTATGACCGCGCGTTCACGGGCCGCAGCACCATCGACGAGGTATTCGCCAACCAGGGCATCCACCCCGACATCGTGCTGGAAGCCATTGATGCCGACGTGATCAAGACCTACGTGGATGTAGGGCTGGGTATCGGCATCATCGCCGGCGTGGCCTATGACCCGCGTCGCGACTCGAACCTGGTCGGCCTGCCGGTGGGGCATCTGTTCGGCACGCACACGACGCGCGTGGGCGTGAAATCGGGCGTGTTCCTGCGCGACTACGTCTACACGTTCTTGGAAATGTTGGCGCCCTCGCTAACGCGAGCGGTCGTGTCCGCTGCCGTGCAAGGCGTGCCGAAATAG
- a CDS encoding DUF2325 domain-containing protein — protein sequence MTAGLSAVVVGADRLGNIPDLLKGHNISITHHISGRDPSHQKKTLQLPSGTQLVILLTDFLGHNVMKTFRNAAQRGGIRVVACRRSVCSMQQALQQCGLCSRAGTVH from the coding sequence ATGACGGCAGGACTCAGTGCAGTAGTGGTTGGGGCAGATCGACTGGGTAATATTCCGGATCTGCTCAAAGGACACAACATTTCGATCACGCATCACATCAGCGGCCGTGATCCCTCGCATCAGAAGAAAACGCTGCAATTGCCTTCGGGCACGCAACTGGTCATTTTGCTGACCGACTTCCTGGGCCACAACGTCATGAAGACCTTCCGCAACGCCGCGCAGCGTGGCGGCATCCGGGTCGTGGCTTGTCGCCGTTCGGTATGCAGCATGCAGCAAGCCCTGCAGCAATGCGGTCTGTGCTCACGCGCGGGCACCGTGCACTGA
- a CDS encoding C40 family peptidase, whose translation MHRHSILARFYSSTGQAKRGLHTLALMACVASLAGCAGTGQKSTAHTSEIDPYEMEWVATADDPIGMLVTQKFKRDRQGRSAGNAGANSGDNAMVSEALNYLGIRYRFGGSSPETGFDCSGLVSYSAERSLGLKLPRNAAEMARQGVSVAKNELKAGDLVFFNTMGRRYSHVGIYLGDDRFVHSPSAGGVVRVESMTMAYWSKRYNGARRLDNTLMASARAAN comes from the coding sequence ATGCATCGACACTCCATACTCGCGCGATTCTATTCATCCACTGGCCAGGCAAAGCGCGGTCTGCATACGCTCGCGCTGATGGCATGTGTAGCGAGTCTGGCAGGTTGTGCAGGCACCGGGCAAAAGTCAACCGCCCATACGTCCGAGATTGATCCGTACGAAATGGAATGGGTCGCCACCGCCGATGACCCCATCGGCATGCTGGTGACGCAAAAATTCAAGCGCGATCGCCAAGGCCGCAGTGCCGGCAACGCCGGGGCCAATAGCGGCGACAACGCCATGGTCAGCGAAGCCCTGAACTACCTGGGCATCCGCTACCGCTTCGGCGGCAGCTCTCCTGAAACCGGTTTTGATTGCAGCGGCTTGGTCTCGTACTCCGCTGAACGCTCCCTGGGTTTGAAGCTGCCGCGCAACGCCGCCGAAATGGCCCGGCAAGGCGTCTCGGTCGCCAAGAACGAATTGAAAGCCGGCGACTTGGTCTTCTTCAACACCATGGGCCGCCGCTATTCGCACGTGGGCATTTACCTGGGCGACGACCGCTTCGTACACTCGCCCAGCGCCGGTGGCGTCGTGCGCGTGGAAAGCATGACCATGGCCTACTGGTCCAAGCGCTACAACGGCGCTCGCCGCCTTGACAACACGCTGATGGCATCGGCCCGCGCCGCCAACTGA
- a CDS encoding propionate--CoA ligase: MQKTRDFHYRSLHDRDAFWREEAGRIHWDTPFQSVLDFSRPPFAKWFVGGTTNLCYNAVDRWLPTQGDQPALIWVSTEVEQERVYTRQDVYEEVNAAAAMLKELGVGRGDRVLLYMPMVPEAVFTMLACARIGAVHSVVFGGFASVNLAQRIDDAAPKVVVCTDGGSRGGKVVPYKPLLDKALSLAKSPPASVVVFDRGLAPFEPVAGRDLDYATLRARHHGARVPVQWLESSEPSYILYTSGTTGKPKGVQRDTGGYAVALASSMEYLFNGRAGDTFFCTSDIGWVVGHSYIVYGPLIGGQATVLYEGTPVRPDGAILWKLVEQFGVNTLFSAPTAVRVLKRQDPALLKRHDLSSLRAVYLAGEPLDEPTATWISEGLGKPIIDNYWQTESGWPILSAQPGVENVPTRFGSPSFPVYGFDARIVSEATGEDLGADEKGVVAIVPPLPPGAMSTIWGDDARFVQTYFTSIPGRQVYSTFDWGRVDADGYWFILGRTDDVINVAGHRLGTREIEESVNSHSGIAECAVVGVADALKGQVAMAFAVLKNPAGAETPDGAKQLEGDIMRLVEDQLGAVARPARIRFVGALPKTRSGKVLRRAIVAVCEGRDPGDLTTIEDPSALEQIKESLQ; this comes from the coding sequence ATGCAAAAAACTCGGGATTTCCATTACAGATCATTGCATGACCGGGATGCCTTCTGGCGTGAGGAGGCGGGACGCATCCATTGGGATACGCCTTTTCAGTCTGTCCTGGATTTCTCTCGGCCGCCATTCGCCAAGTGGTTCGTGGGCGGAACGACCAATCTTTGCTACAACGCGGTCGACCGCTGGTTGCCGACCCAGGGCGATCAACCCGCGCTGATCTGGGTGTCCACCGAGGTGGAACAAGAACGCGTCTACACCCGGCAAGACGTATACGAAGAAGTCAACGCGGCTGCCGCCATGCTTAAGGAACTGGGGGTGGGGCGCGGTGACCGCGTGCTGCTGTACATGCCGATGGTGCCGGAAGCCGTGTTCACGATGCTGGCCTGCGCCCGGATCGGCGCAGTGCATTCGGTGGTGTTTGGCGGATTTGCGTCCGTCAACCTGGCCCAGCGCATCGACGACGCCGCGCCCAAGGTTGTGGTGTGCACCGACGGCGGGTCGCGCGGCGGCAAGGTGGTGCCGTACAAGCCGTTGTTGGACAAGGCCTTGAGCTTGGCGAAGTCGCCGCCCGCCTCGGTGGTGGTGTTTGATCGCGGCCTGGCGCCGTTCGAACCCGTGGCCGGACGCGATCTGGATTACGCCACCTTGCGCGCGCGCCACCACGGCGCCCGGGTGCCGGTGCAATGGCTGGAATCGTCCGAGCCCAGCTACATCCTTTACACGTCCGGCACCACTGGCAAGCCCAAGGGCGTGCAGCGCGACACGGGCGGCTATGCGGTCGCGCTGGCGTCGTCCATGGAATACCTGTTCAACGGCCGCGCGGGCGACACGTTCTTTTGCACCAGCGACATCGGCTGGGTGGTCGGCCATTCCTATATTGTTTACGGTCCCTTGATCGGTGGGCAGGCCACGGTGCTGTATGAAGGCACGCCGGTGCGTCCCGATGGCGCCATTCTGTGGAAGCTGGTGGAGCAGTTTGGTGTGAATACCCTGTTCTCCGCGCCCACCGCCGTGCGAGTGCTCAAGCGGCAGGACCCCGCGCTGCTCAAGCGCCATGACCTGTCCAGCCTGCGCGCGGTATATCTGGCCGGTGAACCCTTGGACGAGCCGACCGCCACCTGGATTTCAGAGGGGCTGGGCAAGCCCATCATCGACAACTACTGGCAGACCGAATCCGGCTGGCCGATCCTGTCCGCGCAGCCGGGGGTTGAGAACGTGCCGACCCGATTCGGCAGTCCTTCATTTCCTGTCTACGGCTTTGACGCGCGCATCGTCAGCGAGGCCACGGGCGAAGATCTGGGGGCCGACGAAAAGGGCGTGGTCGCGATTGTGCCGCCGCTGCCCCCGGGCGCCATGTCCACGATCTGGGGCGACGATGCGCGTTTCGTACAGACGTATTTCACGTCGATTCCCGGACGGCAGGTGTATTCCACGTTCGACTGGGGGCGGGTGGATGCGGATGGTTACTGGTTCATCCTGGGCCGTACCGATGATGTGATCAACGTGGCGGGCCACCGGCTTGGCACGCGAGAGATCGAGGAATCCGTCAACAGCCACAGCGGAATTGCCGAATGCGCGGTGGTGGGCGTGGCGGATGCCTTGAAGGGCCAGGTGGCCATGGCGTTCGCCGTGTTGAAGAATCCCGCCGGAGCCGAGACGCCCGACGGGGCAAAGCAGCTGGAAGGCGATATCATGCGGCTGGTGGAAGATCAGCTGGGAGCGGTGGCAAGACCCGCCAGGATCCGGTTTGTGGGCGCATTGCCCAAGACCCGTTCGGGCAAGGTGTTGCGCCGTGCGATCGTCGCAGTATGCGAAGGCCGCGATCCCGGAGACCTGACGACCATTGAAGACCCATCCGCCCTGGAACAGATCAAGGAGTCGTTGCAATGA
- a CDS encoding heme-binding protein: MNTKPVLSAEDVKKILAAAEAHAVQNKWAVTISVVDDGGHLLGMLRLDDAAPISAHIAPAKAKTAALGRRESRIYEEMINNGRVSFLSAPLIEGMLEGGVPVTVNGHVVGAVGVSGVKSTEDVLIAQAGIAALGL, translated from the coding sequence ATGAATACCAAACCCGTGCTGAGCGCCGAAGACGTCAAGAAGATCCTCGCCGCGGCCGAAGCACACGCCGTGCAGAACAAGTGGGCCGTGACCATCTCGGTGGTCGATGACGGCGGCCACCTGCTTGGCATGCTGCGTCTGGATGACGCGGCCCCCATCTCGGCGCACATCGCGCCCGCCAAGGCCAAGACCGCCGCGCTGGGCCGCCGCGAATCGCGCATCTACGAAGAGATGATCAACAATGGCCGCGTGTCGTTCCTGTCGGCGCCGCTGATCGAAGGCATGCTGGAAGGCGGCGTGCCGGTCACCGTCAACGGCCATGTGGTGGGCGCCGTCGGCGTGTCGGGCGTGAAGTCCACCGAAGACGTGCTGATCGCGCAAGCGGGCATTGCCGCGCTGGGCCTGTGA
- a CDS encoding MFS transporter yields the protein MPEVGAGGASPLNPGVAKREVWAWAMYDFANSGYTTVILTAVFSTYFVGVVGGRAPWATLAWTAALSLSYLLIMLTMPTLGARADASGSKRRLLYSSTIGCVAATLVLTQAGPGDVWLALAAIVVSNYCYCVGESVVAAFLPELARPAALGRVSGWGWSFGYCGGMLTLGLSLVVVTSAEGRGMTAEHFVPWVIVVTCTVFALAALPSFFLLKERARPQAVKPQALHMLKRLAYAWRETGQHFPEFRRLLMCIACYQAGISVVITLAAVYASEVMGFTTPQIMLLVFTVNIGAAVGAFSFGYVQDRIGHKPALAITLCGWIVMVLVAYSAVTAPVFWVAATLAGLCMGTTQSAGRAMTGALAPAGRLAEFYSLWTFAVQLAAVIGPLTYGIVTWATDGNHRLAILVTGVFFVGGLILLSRVDMKRGLARRPAV from the coding sequence ATGCCTGAAGTCGGGGCAGGGGGCGCGAGCCCCTTGAACCCCGGCGTGGCCAAACGCGAAGTCTGGGCCTGGGCCATGTACGACTTCGCGAATTCCGGCTACACCACCGTCATTCTCACGGCGGTGTTCAGCACCTATTTTGTTGGCGTGGTCGGCGGGCGCGCCCCGTGGGCCACGCTGGCCTGGACGGCGGCGCTGTCGCTGTCCTACCTGCTCATCATGCTGACGATGCCCACGCTGGGCGCGCGCGCCGACGCCAGCGGCAGCAAGCGCCGCCTGCTGTATTCCAGCACCATCGGCTGCGTGGCCGCCACCTTGGTGCTGACGCAGGCCGGCCCCGGCGACGTGTGGCTGGCGCTGGCCGCCATTGTGGTGTCCAACTATTGCTACTGCGTGGGGGAATCCGTGGTGGCGGCATTCCTGCCCGAGCTTGCCCGCCCGGCAGCGCTGGGCCGCGTATCGGGCTGGGGCTGGAGCTTCGGTTATTGCGGCGGCATGCTGACGCTGGGCTTGTCGCTGGTGGTGGTGACATCGGCCGAAGGCCGTGGCATGACGGCGGAACATTTCGTGCCCTGGGTCATCGTCGTCACCTGCACGGTGTTCGCGTTGGCGGCGCTGCCGTCGTTCTTTTTGCTGAAAGAGCGCGCGCGGCCGCAGGCGGTCAAGCCGCAGGCGCTGCACATGCTGAAGCGCCTGGCCTATGCCTGGCGCGAAACGGGCCAGCACTTTCCCGAGTTCCGCCGCTTGCTGATGTGCATCGCCTGCTATCAGGCGGGTATATCGGTCGTCATTACGCTGGCCGCTGTTTACGCCTCCGAAGTCATGGGGTTCACCACGCCGCAGATCATGCTGCTGGTGTTCACCGTGAATATCGGCGCCGCCGTGGGTGCGTTCTCGTTCGGCTATGTGCAGGACCGCATCGGCCACAAACCGGCATTGGCCATCACTTTGTGCGGCTGGATCGTGATGGTGCTGGTGGCGTATTCGGCCGTGACGGCGCCGGTGTTCTGGGTGGCCGCCACGTTGGCGGGGCTATGCATGGGCACCACCCAAAGCGCTGGCCGCGCCATGACCGGGGCGCTGGCGCCTGCCGGCCGCCTGGCCGAGTTCTATTCGCTGTGGACCTTTGCCGTGCAGTTGGCCGCGGTGATCGGGCCGTTGACCTACGGCATCGTCACCTGGGCTACCGATGGCAACCATCGCCTGGCCATCCTGGTGACCGGCGTGTTCTTCGTGGGCGGGCTCATCCTGTTGTCGCGCGTGGATATGAAGCGCGGCCTGGCGCGGCGTCCCGCCGTCTGA